A single window of Nasonia vitripennis strain AsymCx chromosome 4, Nvit_psr_1.1, whole genome shotgun sequence DNA harbors:
- the LOC100119138 gene encoding hemicentin-1 isoform X2, translating to MAPPERHRPNTCCCYLLILLGFIGASGAREIGETQVDTHEGSTVILRCRFEPPRDNATFFWLTHTGNAHDNAAIENTALAPYYSVYMQPEKGRYDLEIRNVSYERDNGKYECRVKVSGTGRNLYHKNITLTVLRPPSPPTILPVAAVAREAEKLELTCNTNGGSPEPEIRWYRGDSSNVLHTGKTYVMIPTKEDDKSLLKCEVHNRAMRPNEILSASMTLDVQYFPRVSVGTENPLKVEVNSTATLQCMVNAKPVVNSVRWIKDNSFVGTSLKHIIPKVTLQDAGKYTCQADNGLSTKGESFLHLDVLYPPTVVIEGEKVRTAEVEDTVTVHCNVSSNPPPTTIEWLREGRPEFRVEGHILRLIRVSADNAGIYTCRAINSISPSGGPSKNHYAMASVEIRVRHKPGPASISPDSPIAAENSKVILTCVANPPGYPEPQFQWSRASDNGISAAEHMGSKYEINSVHLSSEGIYRCHAFNEIGNGESASVNLTVTQPPKILSKLQPHVTRKVGESSFQVSCVASGKPKPYVRWLKDDRELTADQSLYKVTTIQSEGHGRVVTVNSTLNFLGNARPETDKIVATDRGKYTCVFSNDNIKVVESQMILKVEHPPIMLHQYDKVANGLRETANVTCKVQAWPKPEFQWSYGTNLAPLQGSSSDGHYEISTFADEDDVYTSVLKINNIRESDYGDYNCRAANAQGMLVSTIKLQPKGAPERPTNLRAVDTGPTHVALAWDLGFDGGLTIDKAYVWYRRVAGGDEVIAADCAPPRGPAGQWQEYPLCRKSNPCNVPDLEQHQTYAFKVKVVNTANHSDFSEETTATTAVAKIPAPQRVSYDPESGTLAINVGPTCLALVASIEKSDSGSDNTWRIVDDWPLEVLGSSATQREGILDDPAASSSEPRIRVRFCLKADRQRCGDYVEAEIGPSYIAHAGALATPTLIALVVSGAVFLLFAALLLLFCRCRRKHAAKAKDYEMDSNAVRPSLVTGNGQQTQAPPPYYAENKALEHSLDHALALEDSKTPAYAQTGYGYHQPNHNINGVNMGYMENSYSNSNNGGSVNSQDSIWQMKSAAAANGVGVNAGQVGVVGTPYDMGGYATTESDYPAHPHYLPQREDYRESHNLSRQQFCEPFATVVKSQKHVDSPYDVSGLPYQENYDEDSKPPQQVSLSYDESLESGYSTPNSRGRRIIREIIV from the exons CGACGGTCATTCTGCGATGCCGGTTCGAGCCGCCGCGGGACAACGCCACCTTCTTCTGGCTGACGCACACGGGCAACGCGCACGACAACGCCGCAATCGAGAACACGGCTCTGGCGCCCTACTACTCGGTCTACATGCAGCCGGAGAAGGGCCGCTACGACCTGGAGATCCGCAACGTCTCGTACGAGCGCGACAACGGCAAGTACGAGTGCCGCGTCAAGGTCAGCGGTACCGGTCGCAACCTCTACCACAAGAACATCACGCTGACGGTGCTGCGCCCGCCGAGTCCGCCCACGATCCTCCCGGTCGCGGCCGTCGCCCGCGAGGCCGAGAAGCTCGAGCTGACCTGCAACACCAATGGCGGCAGCCCCGAGCCCGAGATCCGCTGGTACCGCGGTGACTCGTCCAACGTCCTCCACACCGGCAAAACTTACGTCATGATCCCGACCAAGGAGGACGACAAGTCCTTGCTGAAGTGCGAAGTCCACAACAGGGCCATGCGTCCTAACGAGATCCTCTCGGCCAGCATGACCCTCGACGTGCAGTACTTCCCCCGGGTGTCCGTCGGCACCGAGAACCCCCTCAAGGTCGAGGTCAACAGCACGGCCACGCTCCAGTGCATGGTCAACGCCAAACCCGTCGTCAACTCGGTCCGCTGGATCAAGGACAACAGCTTCGTCGGCACGAGCCTCAAGCACATCATCCCCAAGGTCACGCTGCAGGACGCCGGCAAGTACACCTGTCAGGCCGACAACGGCCTCAGCACCAAGGGCGAGAGCTTCCTGCACCTGGACGTGCTCTACCCGCCGACCGTCGTCATCGAGGGCGAGAAGGTCAGGACCGCCGAGGTTGAGGACACCGTCACCGTGCACTGCAACGTCTCGTCCAACCCGCCGCCCACCACGATCGAGTGGCTCCGAGAAG GTCGACCGGAGTTCCGCGTGGAAGGCCATATCCTGCGACTGATCCGCGTGTCGGCCGACAACGCTGGCATCTACACCTGCCGAGCCATCAACTCGATCAGCCCGTCGGGAGGCCCGAGCAAGAACCACTACGCCATGGCCAGCGTCGAGATCCGCGTGCGGCACAAGCCGGGTCCGGCCAGCATCTCGCCCGACTCGCCCATCGCCGCCGAGAACTCCAAGGTCATCCTGACCTGCGTCGCCAACCCGCCCGGCTACCCGGAGCCGCAGTTCCAGTGGTCCCGCGCCAGCGACAACGGCATCTCCGCGGCCGAGCACATGGGCTCCAAGTACGAGATCAACTCGGTGCACCTCAGCAGCGAGGGCATCTACCGATGCCATGCCTTCAACGAGATCGGCAACGGCGAGTCGGCCTCGGTCAACCTGACCGTCACTCAGCCGCCCAAGATTCTCAGCAAGCTCCAGCCCCACGTCACCAGGAA GGTCGGCGAGTCGTCGTTCCAAGTGTCCTGCGTAGCATCCGGCAAGCCGAAACCGTACGTGCGCTGGCTGAAGGACGATCGCGAGCTCACCGCTGACCAGAGCCTCTACAAGGTCACCACGATCCAATCGGAGGGCCACGGCCGCGTCGTCACCGTCAACTCGACGCTCAATTTCCTGGGCAACGCCCGTCCCGAGACCGACAAGATCGTCGCTACCGACCGGGGCAAGTACACCTGCGTATTCAGCAACGACAACATCAAGGTCGTCGAGTCGCAGATGATCCTGAAGGTCGAGCACCCTCCGATCATGCTTCACCAGTACGACAAGGTCGCTAACGGCCTGCGCGAGACCGCGAACGTGACCTGCAAGGTCCAGGCCTGGCCCAAGCCCGAGTTCCAGTGGAGCTACGGCACGAACCTCGCACCGCTCCAGGGCTCCTCCAGTGACGGACACTACGAGATCTCCACCTTCGCCGACGAAGACGACGTCTACACGTCCGTCCTGAAGATCAACAACATCCGCGAGTCGGACTACGGAGACTACAACTGCCGAGCAGCCAACGCTCAGGGCATGCTCGTCTCGACCATCAAGCTTCAACCAAAGGGCGCACCCGAGCGTCCGACGAACTTGAGAGCCGTAGACACCGGACCGACCCACGTGGCTCTCGCCTGGGACTTGGGCTTCGACGGCGGTCTGACCATCGACAAGGCCTACGTCTGGTACAGGAGAGTCGCGGGAGGAGACGAGGTCATAGCCGCCGACTGCGCGCCACCTCGCGGACCCGCCGGTCAGTGGCAAGAATACCCGTTGTGTAGGAAATCCAATCCCTGCAACGTCCCCGATCTGGAGCAACACCAGACTTACGCTTTCAAG GTGAAAGTCGTCAACACGGCCAACCACTCGGACTTTTCCGAAGAGACCACCGCCACAACGGCCGTAGCCAAGATTCCGGCTCCACAGCGCGTGAGCTACGACCCAGAAAGCGGTACCCTGGCGATCAACGTAGGCCCGACCTGCTTGGCTCTCGTCGCCTCCATCGAGAAGTCCGACTCCGGCTCGGACAACACGTGGCGCATCGTCGACGACTGGCCCCTGGAGGTGCTCGGAAGTTCCGCCACGCAACGTGAGGGCATTCTCGATGACCCCGCAGCCTCGAGCTCCGAGCCCAGGATCAGGGTGAGGTTCTGCCTGAAGGCCGATCGCCAACGTTGCGGCGATTACGTCGAAGCCGAGA TCGGACCCTCTTACATCGCGCACGCCGGTGCACTGGCAACTCCAACTTTAATTGCTCTCGTGGTAAGCGGAGCCGTATTCCTATTGTTCGCTGCGTTGCTGCTTCTGTTCTGCCGGTGCCGCAGGAAACATGCTGCCAAAGCCAAAGACTACGAGATGGATTCGAATGC AGTAAGGCCGAGCCTGGTAACCGGAAACGGTCAGCAGACGCAAGCGCCGCCGCCTTACTACGCCGAGAACAAAGCCCTGGAACACAGCCTGGAtcacgcgctcgctctcgaggACAGCAAGACGCCGGCTTACGCCCAGACCGGCTACGGATACCACCAGCCGAATCATAACATCAATG GTGTTAACATGGGCTACATGGAGAACAGCTACTCCAACTCGAACAACGGCGGCTCGGTCAACTCGCAGGACTCGATCTGGCAGATGAAATCTGCGGCGGCGGCTAACGGCGTTGGCGTCAACGCCGGTCAAGTCGGCGTGGTCGGCACCCCCTACGACATGGGAGGCTACGCCACCACCGAGTCCGATTACCCGGCCCACCCGCATTACCTGCCGCAGCGCGAAGATTACAGGGAGAGCCACAATCTGAGTCGGCAGCAATTTTGCGAGCCATTCGCCACGGTTGTCAAGTCCCAGAAGCATGTCG ATTCACCATACGACGTGTCAGGTCTTCCCTACCAGGAGAACTACGACGAGGACAGCAAGCCACCGCAGCAGGTGAGCCTGTCGTACGACGAGTCGCTGGAGTCGGGCTACTCGACCCCCAACAGCCGGGGTCGTCGCATCATTCGTGAAATAATAGTCTGA